One window of Erinaceus europaeus chromosome 6, mEriEur2.1, whole genome shotgun sequence genomic DNA carries:
- the FBRSL1 gene encoding fibrosin-1-like protein, with product MEAAARPGRRPRAGHTRTRGREPSLAAGDDPEPGPGKENAGLLPAPRTPRPLRPPRRRRHESGSQDEEVIDGFAIASFSSLDALQKDLALEPHERKQKWECLLAKKPQEVEVSSVVSATESNENGLAPEPSSPQQDLEPRYGQGEKVPLQPSKQVCSSEGGALPDSSWDQNSPAQEQQQQLHPAQRSASDPCQRCQPQQTLRNPRQPHLPRQPPPSQRSWPQRPLSGPRQPCQPRRSLLGPGQPCHPQRPLPASGQCSRPRRVLLDRPFRPHWALLGPRQRCWCLRSLLVPCHHYYPLRSLLGQCHRCRPLRSLLGLCHRCRPLRSLLGPRHHWRPLLNLWHRCWPVRTWVHPCFRGRPGRPSSGQRHRPFRSQPAQCQWCHPPQSLLTMRPRRRPSTALVGQCCCPRRALSAPCLPRRSLLGRPRRSLLGPGQPQPLGGDPEQPEPPKPSLLGPGQPRQRKRPLLEHPHPPKQPLLGPKQPCRPLRPLLDRSQSGQPQPLLPTPEPPSLLGRPPHQPLLGHPSQPRHALLDLGRAHQPRRSILTPSHPCQPLRPRRTRSCTPAVARQAPSVSPGA from the exons ATGGAGGCCGCGGCCCGGCCCGGCCGGCGCCCCCGCGCGGGACACACCCGGACCCGCGGCCGAGAGCCCAGCTTGGCAGCGGGCGACGACCCTGAGCCCGGGCCCGGCAAGGAGAACGCGGGGCTGCTGCCCGCGCCCCGCACGCCGCGCCCCTTGCGTcccccgcgccgccgccgccacgaATCGGGTTCGCAGGACGAGGAGGTCATCGACGGCTTCGCCATCGCCAGCTTCAGCTCGCTGGACGCCCTACAG AAGGACTTGGCCCTGGAGCCACATGAGCGGAAGCAGAAATGGGAGTGTCTCTTGGCCAAGAAGCCCCAAGAAGTGGAGGTCAGCTCAGTGGTGTCGGCTacagagtcaaatgaaaatgggtTGGCCCCAGAGCCAAGCAGCCCCCAACAGGATTTGGAGCCCCGCTATGGCCAGGGGGAAAAGGTCCCCCTGCAGCCATCCAAGCAG GTATGCTCCTCAGAAGGAGGGGCACTCCCAGACAGCTCCTGGGACCAGAACAGCCCAGCCcaggaacagcagcagcagctccaCCCTGCCCAACGGTCAGCCTCAGATCCCTGCCAGCGATGCCAGCCCCAGCAGACTCTCCGGAACCCCAGGCAGCCCCACCTGCCCCGACAGCCACCCCCCAGTCAGCGCAGTTGGCCCCAGAGACCACTTTCAGGCCCAAGGCAGCCCTGCCAGCCCCGACGGTCACTTCTGGGCCCAGGTCAGCCCTGCCACCCCCAACGGCCGCTTCCAGCCTCAGGTCAGTGCAGCCGGCCCCGGCGGGTACTCCTGGACCGGCCCTTTCGCCCACACTGGGCACTGCTGGGCCCTAGGCAGCGTTGCTGGTGCCTGCGTTCCCTCCTGGTCCCCTGTCATCACTACTACCCCCTGCGTTCCCTGCTGGGACAGTGCCACCGCTGCCGGCCCCTGCGTTCCCTTCTGGGTCTGTGCCACCGCTGCCGCCCCCTGCGCTCCCTTCTGGGCCCACGCCACCACTGGCGACCCCTGCTGAACCTCTGGCACCGCTGCTGGCCCGTGCGGACATGGGTCCACCCATGTTTCCGTGGCCGGCCTGGCAGGCCATCCTCAGGACAGCGCCACCGACCGTTCCGGTCACagcctgcccagtgccagtggtGCCATCCCCCACAGTCACTGCTCACAATGCGCCCACGACGCCGGCCCTCCACTGCCCTCGTAGGTCAGTGCTGCTGCCCAAGGCGGGCACTTTCAGCCCCATGCCTGCCTCGGAGGTCTCTCCTAGGCCGGCCCCGGCGGTCACTGCTGGGCCCGGGACAACCCCAGCCATTAGGGGGTGACCCAGAGCAGCCTGAACCTCCAAAACCTTCACTGCTGGGCCCTGGACAGCCACGCCAACGAAAGCGGCCACTCTTAGAACACCCCCATCCACCCAAGCAGCCACTCTTGGGCCCCAAGCAGCCTTGCCGGCCCCTGCGGCCGCTTTTGGACCGCAGCCAGTCTGGCCAACCCCAGCCACTGCTGCCCACACCAGAGCCCCCATCACTCCTGGGACGGCCACCACACCAGCCCCTCCTGGGGCACCCGAGCCAGCCCCGGCATGCTCTGCTGGACCTAGGTCGGGCCCACCAACCCCGGCGCTCCATCCTGACCCCTAGCCACCCCTGCCAGCCCCTCAGGCCTCGCCGGACTCGCTCCTGCACCCCTGCAGTGGCCCGCCAGGCCCCATCTGTGAGCCCTGGGGCCTGA